A window from Electrophorus electricus isolate fEleEle1 chromosome 7, fEleEle1.pri, whole genome shotgun sequence encodes these proteins:
- the cul3b gene encoding cullin-3b gives MSNLSKGGTKKDTKMRIRAFPMTMDEKYVNNIWDLLKNAIQEIQRKNNSGLSFEELYRNAYTMVLHKHGEKLYTGLREVVTEHLINKVREDVLNSLNNNFLQTLNQAWNDHQTAMVMIRDILMYMDRVYVQQNNVENVYNLGLIIFRDQVVRYGCIRDHLRQTLLDMIARERKGEVVDRGAIRNACQMLMILGLEGRSVYEEDFEAPFLEMSAEFFQMESQKFLAENSASVYIKKVEARINEEIERVVHCLDKSTEEPIVKVVERELISRHMKTIVEMENSGLVHMLKNGKTEDLACMYKLFSRVPNGLKTMCECMSSYLREQGKALVSEEGEGKNPVDYIQGLLDLKSRFDRFLQESFSNDRLFKQTIAGDFEYFLNLNPRSPEYLSLFIDDKLKKGVKGLTEQEVESILDKAMVLFRFMQEKDVFERYYKQHLARRLLTNKSVSDDSEKNMISKLKTECGCQFTSKLEGMFRDMSISNTTMDEFRQHLQTTGVSLGGVDLTVRVLTTGYWPTQSATPKCNIPPSPRHAFEVFRRFYLAKHSGRQLTLQHHMGSADLNATFYGPIKKEDGSDVGVGGAQVTGSNTRKHILQVSTFQMTILMLFNNREKSTFEEIQQETDIPERELVRALQSLACGKPTQRVLTKEPKSKEIENGHVFTVNDQFTSKLHRVKIQTVAAKQGESDPERKETRQKVDDDRKHEIEAAIVRIMKSRKKMQHNVLVAEVTQQLRARFLPSPVVIKKRIEGLIEREYLARTPEDRKVYTYVA, from the exons ATGTCAAATCTCAGCAAAGGCGGCACCAAAAAGGACACCAAGATGAGGATACGAGCTTTTCCT ATGACGATGGACGAGAAGTACGTGAACAACATCTGGGACCTCCTGAAGAACGCCATCCAGGAGATCCAGCGGAAGAACAACAGCGGCCTGAGCTTCGAGGAGCTGTACAGGAACGCCTACACCATGGTGCTGCACAAGCATGGCGAGAAGCTCTACACGGGCCTACGGGAGGTTGTCACCGAGCACCTCATCAACAAG GTACGGGAAGATGTGCTGAATTCCCTGAACAACAACTTCCTGCAGACATTAAACCAAGCCTGGAACGACCACCAGACAGCCATGGTGATGATCCGGGATATTCTCATGTACATG GATCGAGTGTATGTCCAGCAGAACAATGTGGAGAACGTCTATAATCTAGGGCTCATCATCTTCCGGGACCAGGTGGTCCGGTATGGCTGCATCCGGGACCACCTCCGCCAGACCCTGCTGGACATGATCGCTcgggagaggaaaggagaagtGGTAGACAG GGGGGCCATACGCAATGCCTGCCAGATGCTAATGATCTTAGGCCTTGAAGGTCGATCTGTCTATGAAGAGGACTTTGAGGCCCCTTTCTTAGAAATGTCTGCAGAGTTCTTCCAG ATGGAGAGCCAGAAGTTCCTGGCGGAGAACAGCGCCAGCGTGTACATAAAGAAGGTGGAGGCACGGATCAATGAGGAGATTGAGAGGGTGGTGCACTGTCTGGACAAGTCGACGGAGGAGCCCATCGTGAAGGTGGTGGAGCGGGAGCTCATCTCCAGACACATGAAGACCATTGTAGAGATGGAGAACTCAGGCCTCGTGCACATGCTGAAGAACGGCAAGACGGAAG acctgGCGTGTATGTATAAGCTGTTCAGCAGGGTTCCTAACGGCCTGAAGAcgatgtgtgagtgtatgagctCGTACCTGCGGGAGCAAGGCAAGGCTCTGGTGTCTGAGGAGGGAGAGGGCAAGAACCCCGTCGACTACATCCAG GGTCTACTGGACTTGAAGTCTCGCTTCGATCGCTTTCTTCAGGAGTCCTTCAGCAACGACCGCCTTTTCAAGCAGACGATTGCTGGCGACTTTGAGTACTTCCTCAACTTGAACCCTCGCTCGCCCgagtacctctctctctttatcgaCGACAAACTAAAGAAGGGTGTGAAAGGG cTGACAGAACAGGAGGTGGAGTCCATCCTGGACAAGGCCATGGTACTGTTCCGGTTCATGCAGGAGAAGGATGTGTTTGAGCGCTACTACAAACAGCACCTGGCCAGGAGACTCCTCACCAACAAGAGTGTGTCCGACGACTCGGAGAAGAACATGATTTCAAAACTGAAG ACAGAGTGCGGCTGTCAGTTCACGTCCAAACTGGAGGGCATGTTCAGGGACATGAGCATCTCCAACACCACCATGGACGAGTTCCGCCAGCACCTGCAGACTACCGGg GTGTCTTTGGGTGGCGTTGACCTCACCGTGAGGGTCCTGACCACAGGTTACTGGCCCACTCAATCAGCCACACCCAAATGCAACATCCCCCCCTCACCAAGACACGCATTCGAGGTCTTTAGAAG GTTTTATTTGGCTAAGCACAGTGGCCGGCAACTCACATTGCAGCACCACATGGGCTCAGCGGACCTCAACGCCACCTTCTATGGGCCAATCAAAAAG GAGGATGGCTCCGACGTGGGCGTAGGAGGTGCTCAGGTGACGGGCTCCAACACGCGGAAGCACATTCTGCAAGTCTCCACCTTCCAGATGACCATACTCATGCTCTTCAACAACAGAGAGAAGTCCACCTTCGAG GAGATCCAGCAGGAGACGGACATTCCGGAGCGGGAGCTGGTGCGGGCGCTGCAGTCCCTGGCATGCGGGAAGCCTACCCAGCGGGTGCTCACCAAGGAGCCCAAATCCAAGGAGATCGAGAACGGCCACGTGTTTACGGTCAACGACCAGTTCACCTCCAAACTGCATAGAGTCAAGATCCAGACAG TTGCTGCTAAACAAGGTGAGTCAGACCCCGAGAGAAAAGAGACACGACAGAAAGTGGACGACGACCGAAAACACGAAATTGAGGCGGCGATCGTCCGCATCATGAAGTCCCGGAAGAAGATGCAACACAATGTGCTGGTAGCAGAG GTCACTCAGCAGTTGAGGGCGCGATTCCTCCCCAGTCCCGTGGTCATTAAGAAGCGCATTGAAGGACTCATTGAGAGGGAATACTTGGCGAGAACACCAGAAGACCGCAAAGTCTACACTTACGTAGCATAA